The Crocosphaera subtropica ATCC 51142 genome includes a window with the following:
- the cmr4 gene encoding type III-B CRISPR module RAMP protein Cmr4, producing MKDFRLNYLYSLSPIHCGGEGDLGNILEIAREVHTNFPYIPGSSIRGSIRNEVDIINSDATNKLFGKELDDDGNMGVHQVWFGDARLLWVPMKTMSFNGNQDIFTWVSCHSLIRDHAIISNLPFVTFPNEAVGTNAGTYEVADAQIKVLKITPDQEKTITFLGEFPDSLKDSVKPTWESNHIVLPDADFQVLMEHSLWTQVRNKISDGTKEDTEAGSAEVFWTDVCIPRDTIFYLPWGYSLSKIDPISTDEHNKLMEVIQGLIQVGGQANVGRGWVQSWVSHSTFEFNKQEQQLTNV from the coding sequence ATGAAAGACTTTCGCTTAAACTATTTATATAGCTTATCTCCTATTCATTGTGGAGGAGAAGGAGACTTAGGTAATATATTAGAAATTGCCCGTGAAGTCCACACTAATTTTCCTTATATTCCTGGTTCTTCTATTCGGGGAAGTATCAGAAATGAGGTAGATATTATTAACTCTGATGCTACTAACAAATTGTTTGGAAAAGAACTCGATGATGATGGAAATATGGGCGTTCATCAAGTATGGTTTGGAGATGCAAGACTCTTATGGGTTCCTATGAAAACCATGTCTTTTAATGGTAATCAAGACATTTTTACCTGGGTGAGTTGTCATTCTTTAATTCGGGATCATGCTATTATTTCTAACTTACCTTTTGTTACTTTCCCTAATGAAGCTGTAGGGACAAATGCAGGGACTTATGAAGTAGCTGATGCTCAAATTAAGGTATTAAAAATTACGCCTGATCAAGAAAAAACCATTACTTTTTTAGGGGAGTTCCCTGACTCTCTTAAAGACTCTGTTAAACCTACTTGGGAAAGTAATCATATTGTACTCCCTGATGCTGACTTTCAAGTATTAATGGAACATTCCTTATGGACACAGGTAAGAAATAAAATTTCGGATGGTACAAAAGAAGACACTGAAGCAGGTTCTGCTGAAGTTTTTTGGACAGATGTTTGTATCCCCCGCGATACTATTTTTTACTTACCTTGGGGTTACAGTTTATCTAAAATTGATCCTATTTCTACCGATGAACATAATAAATTAATGGAAGTAATTCAAGGATTAATTCAAGTCGGTGGACAAGCAAACGTCGGACGGGGATGGGTACAAAGTTGGGTTAGTCATTCAACTTTTGAATTCAACAAACAAGAACAACAACTCACAAATGTTTAA
- a CDS encoding Uma2 family endonuclease, which produces MQLITRKFNVNEYHKMAETGILTPEDRVELIKGEIIAMSPIGRKHAATVNRLNQLLCQKFYNKVIVSVQNSIRLDNYSEPQPDIVLLKPRSDFYESKIPEPEDIYLLIEVADSTIKYDQDVKLPLYAESKISEVWIVNLNNKTLEVYRQPQNKTYVEQKKNVQSISPIAFPETTLTINDIFS; this is translated from the coding sequence ATGCAATTAATCACCCGAAAATTTAATGTTAATGAGTATCACAAAATGGCAGAAACAGGAATTTTGACCCCAGAAGATAGGGTGGAATTAATCAAAGGAGAAATTATTGCCATGTCACCTATTGGCCGAAAACACGCTGCTACTGTTAATCGATTAAATCAGTTATTGTGCCAAAAATTTTATAATAAAGTTATTGTTAGTGTACAAAATTCTATCAGATTAGATAATTATTCTGAACCGCAGCCTGACATTGTTCTCTTAAAACCTCGTTCTGACTTTTATGAAAGTAAAATTCCTGAACCTGAAGACATTTATCTCTTAATTGAAGTGGCTGACAGTACCATCAAATACGATCAAGATGTGAAATTACCACTTTATGCTGAAAGTAAGATTTCTGAAGTTTGGATCGTTAATTTGAATAACAAAACTTTAGAAGTATATCGTCAACCTCAAAATAAAACTTATGTAGAACAAAAGAAAAATGTTCAATCTATTTCACCTATAGCTTTCCCCGAAACTACGTTAACAATTAATGATATTTTTAGTTAA
- the cas1 gene encoding CRISPR-associated endonuclease Cas1, whose translation MKTLYVSQQGCYVKLDQETLKVEKKRQLLAEIQLPLIEQVLIFGKSQMTTQAIRACLWRNIPIVYLSRMGYCYGRIMSLKRGYRHLTRYQQQLDFSQRLLTARELVKAKLKNCRVILQRQQRRLQSDKLLFAIDSLNYLIEQANLAETIERLMGFEGVGASTYFSAFGDCLTPSEFIFLARSRRPPGNPVNAMLSFGYQVLWNHLLALIELQGLDPYQACLHQGSERHAALASDLIEEFRAPMVDSLVLYLVNRRIMNADDDFEYHDGGCYLNNTGRKKYLKHFVQRMEETVQTTPDEKQPRWDLLMQQVKRYKAFVYSPAYGYQPYLIR comes from the coding sequence ATGAAAACTTTATATGTGTCTCAACAGGGCTGTTATGTTAAACTTGACCAAGAAACTTTAAAAGTGGAGAAAAAACGACAACTTTTAGCAGAAATTCAATTACCCTTAATCGAACAAGTTCTTATTTTTGGTAAATCTCAAATGACTACCCAAGCGATTCGTGCTTGTCTTTGGCGCAATATTCCTATTGTCTATCTTTCACGAATGGGTTACTGTTATGGACGTATTATGTCCCTTAAACGGGGTTATCGTCATCTTACTCGTTATCAACAACAATTAGATTTTTCGCAACGATTATTAACCGCAAGAGAATTGGTTAAAGCTAAACTAAAAAATTGTCGCGTCATTTTACAACGACAACAAAGACGGTTACAATCCGATAAACTTCTCTTTGCCATTGATAGTTTAAACTATTTAATTGAACAGGCCAATCTTGCTGAAACCATCGAGCGATTAATGGGGTTTGAAGGAGTCGGCGCAAGCACTTATTTTTCTGCCTTTGGTGACTGTTTAACCCCGTCTGAATTTATTTTTCTAGCCCGTTCCCGTCGTCCCCCTGGCAACCCAGTTAATGCGATGTTGAGTTTTGGTTATCAGGTGTTATGGAATCATTTGTTAGCATTAATTGAACTACAAGGACTTGATCCCTATCAAGCTTGTTTACATCAGGGTTCCGAACGTCATGCCGCTTTAGCTTCTGACTTAATTGAGGAGTTTCGCGCCCCTATGGTGGATTCTTTGGTGTTATACCTGGTTAATCGTCGGATTATGAACGCTGACGATGATTTTGAATATCATGATGGCGGTTGCTATCTCAATAATACGGGACGAAAAAAGTATCTCAAGCATTTTGTACAACGTATGGAGGAAACTGTACAAACCACCCCCGATGAAAAGCAACCCCGTTGGGATCTTCTCATGCAGCAGGTTAAACGATATAAAGCATTTGTCTATTCCCCTGCTTACGGTTATCAACCTTATTTAATACGATAA
- the cas10 gene encoding type III-B CRISPR-associated protein Cas10/Cmr2 gives MSHLYHPYWQAKIWALLHDPALKPLSDRYGFAREGQWQLLRCMQGCKSPKDNKKVLGDCVLQGNWLNHVGLCDLVASASDRSTIGRLDPQYSAVTYQQQTGLQIRHLLSGEPQNLKVNNNWQENLITKRKKLEAKEAEFLDKISQWEDPKKVFWALWRCYAEVLEKEEALIHLLPAETRLPDGSLWSHVSMTSALAGGLAGYYKQAENYPIKNQKFNDYSRPYLVNFTFSPVQELIKASRKMRDFWAGSWILHYLSAKVSYAIANEYGPDTLLYPCLYQQPLIDNWLLEEYSDFKEWIEPHKPDQLLTAGFPNVIIMILPNNHKSQQDLKDNPIYAATQLAKRTLKEEWKKLGDQSLEFLQDSKQWQNINPNTWDKWLKCQWQTYYTAFPIGDPESDLTCSLRVGKNETEEQKKDAFEAWCHQQNQLTNPKESLFETNEEKFLKAIFKLTDIETEKEPPKTKYSKQPNLNVGSWWAYVFDQLRTSLNAVKNARTWELPTAFTVRSSLSGIGSAVHPIVNEEKPDRISEKEINEFWSEKFGLFDGTEKLNATEIVKRVLHKLLPEILNYEEQEISLYYPDLTAGVAGYLKNALLNNQQSEIDYYKRSCHKIYKEIQPLLDNDNLSQSWGIPWINNNKELKLSNTIHHPRLLNAGWLLEDVEISHDSNIEYREKLEELSTKRTTIQQVINKYYPSNNPTNWYILVAGDGDSMRDWLRGSKLKNYGEYLPDELREKIINDSNDEIPKEYKEPLQNFLEVRKRMGPSTHSALSRALLDFSNQLVPYLTEQRYAGRLIYSGGDDVLAYTNLWEWDNWLWDIRQCFKGQEDPYNEFKNEGDYWQWNKPNKPKNIAQRPLFTMGKCATISFGIVIAHHSIPLAIALESLWEAEEEAKEHYTQKDNKDTYKDAVQVRVLYGNGNTLKSTSKFDIFNQWKQLLKLDLEPSLFEQAATIWEQHPIPDKSAIEPWTKAFCSRRDIGEELQQDYQKILTSFIQGLWITTPQNNLDKEVKNWLKLAAFVKRNRKISLNQE, from the coding sequence GTGAGTCATCTGTATCATCCGTATTGGCAAGCAAAAATTTGGGCATTACTGCATGATCCAGCCTTAAAACCCTTATCGGATCGATATGGTTTTGCGAGAGAGGGGCAATGGCAGTTATTGCGATGTATGCAAGGATGTAAGTCCCCTAAAGATAACAAAAAGGTGTTAGGAGACTGTGTATTGCAGGGTAACTGGTTAAACCATGTGGGGTTATGTGATTTAGTCGCTTCGGCCAGCGATCGCAGTACCATCGGCAGACTCGATCCACAATATAGCGCAGTTACCTATCAACAGCAAACCGGCTTACAGATCCGTCATTTATTATCAGGAGAACCCCAAAACCTTAAAGTTAATAATAACTGGCAAGAAAACTTAATTACTAAACGGAAGAAACTAGAAGCAAAAGAAGCAGAATTTTTAGATAAAATTAGCCAGTGGGAAGATCCAAAAAAAGTTTTTTGGGCGTTATGGAGATGTTATGCTGAAGTCTTAGAAAAAGAAGAAGCTTTAATACATTTATTACCAGCAGAAACTCGTTTACCGGATGGATCATTGTGGAGTCATGTGAGTATGACTTCTGCATTAGCTGGAGGGTTAGCCGGGTATTATAAACAAGCTGAAAATTATCCTATTAAAAACCAAAAATTTAATGATTATTCTCGACCGTATTTAGTTAATTTTACCTTTTCTCCTGTACAAGAATTGATCAAAGCGAGTCGCAAAATGCGAGATTTTTGGGCAGGATCTTGGATTTTACATTATCTTTCTGCTAAGGTTTCTTATGCGATCGCTAATGAATATGGTCCCGATACTTTACTCTATCCTTGTCTGTATCAACAGCCATTAATTGATAACTGGTTATTAGAAGAATATTCTGATTTCAAGGAATGGATAGAACCTCATAAACCCGATCAATTATTAACGGCAGGTTTCCCTAATGTTATTATTATGATTTTACCCAATAATCATAAATCTCAACAGGATCTAAAAGATAATCCTATTTATGCAGCGACTCAGTTAGCAAAACGTACTTTAAAAGAAGAATGGAAAAAGTTAGGAGATCAAAGTTTAGAATTTTTACAAGATAGTAAACAGTGGCAAAATATTAACCCAAATACTTGGGATAAATGGTTAAAGTGTCAATGGCAAACTTATTATACAGCCTTTCCTATTGGTGATCCTGAGAGTGACTTAACTTGTTCTTTAAGAGTGGGTAAAAATGAAACGGAAGAGCAAAAAAAAGACGCTTTTGAAGCTTGGTGTCATCAACAAAATCAGTTAACCAACCCGAAAGAATCTTTATTTGAAACCAATGAAGAGAAATTTTTAAAAGCTATCTTTAAACTAACCGATATAGAAACAGAAAAAGAACCACCAAAAACAAAATATAGTAAGCAACCTAACTTAAATGTAGGATCATGGTGGGCTTATGTTTTTGATCAATTAAGAACCAGTTTAAATGCAGTTAAAAATGCTAGAACTTGGGAACTTCCCACAGCCTTTACCGTTCGTTCTAGCTTATCAGGAATCGGTTCTGCAGTTCATCCTATTGTCAATGAAGAGAAACCCGATCGCATTTCTGAAAAAGAAATTAACGAGTTTTGGTCAGAAAAATTCGGTTTATTTGATGGTACTGAAAAACTCAATGCAACGGAAATTGTCAAGCGAGTGTTACATAAATTATTACCTGAGATATTGAACTATGAAGAACAAGAAATCAGCTTATATTATCCTGATTTAACCGCCGGAGTCGCCGGTTATTTAAAAAATGCACTATTAAACAATCAACAGTCAGAAATTGATTATTATAAACGTTCTTGTCATAAGATTTACAAAGAAATTCAACCGCTTTTAGATAATGATAACCTTAGCCAAAGTTGGGGTATTCCTTGGATTAATAATAATAAAGAATTGAAACTGAGTAATACCATTCATCATCCTCGTTTACTCAATGCAGGTTGGTTACTCGAAGATGTAGAAATATCCCATGATAGTAATATAGAGTATCGAGAAAAATTAGAAGAATTAAGTACAAAAAGAACAACTATACAACAAGTTATCAATAAATATTATCCTAGTAATAATCCTACCAATTGGTATATTTTAGTTGCTGGTGATGGTGATAGTATGAGAGACTGGTTAAGAGGTAGTAAATTAAAAAATTATGGTGAATATTTGCCCGATGAATTAAGAGAAAAAATTATTAATGATAGTAATGATGAAATTCCTAAAGAATATAAAGAACCCTTACAAAACTTTCTCGAAGTTAGAAAACGTATGGGACCATCAACCCATAGTGCTTTAAGTCGTGCCTTACTTGACTTTTCTAATCAATTAGTTCCTTATTTAACCGAACAAAGATACGCAGGAAGATTAATTTATAGTGGTGGCGATGATGTTTTAGCTTATACAAATTTATGGGAATGGGACAACTGGTTATGGGATATTCGTCAATGTTTTAAGGGTCAAGAAGATCCCTATAATGAGTTTAAAAATGAGGGTGACTATTGGCAATGGAATAAACCAAATAAACCCAAAAATATAGCCCAAAGACCTTTATTTACAATGGGAAAATGTGCTACTATTAGCTTTGGAATTGTGATTGCTCATCACTCTATTCCGTTAGCGATCGCTTTAGAAAGTTTATGGGAAGCAGAAGAAGAAGCTAAAGAACATTACACACAAAAAGATAATAAAGACACTTACAAAGATGCCGTACAAGTTCGAGTTTTGTATGGTAATGGAAACACCTTAAAATCTACATCAAAATTTGATATTTTTAACCAGTGGAAACAACTGCTAAAATTAGACTTAGAACCCAGTTTATTTGAACAAGCTGCTACCATTTGGGAACAACATCCTATCCCAGATAAAAGTGCAATTGAACCCTGGACAAAAGCCTTTTGTAGTCGTCGAGATATAGGAGAAGAATTACAACAAGACTATCAAAAAATATTAACCAGTTTTATTCAAGGATTATGGATAACGACCCCTCAAAATAACTTAGATAAAGAGGTTAAGAACTGGCTAAAACTGGCAGCATTTGTGAAACGAAATCGTAAAATTAGCTTAAACCAGGAGTAA
- the cas2 gene encoding CRISPR-associated endonuclease Cas2: MFYVVTYDIVCDRRRKKVSDLLEGYGQRVQYSVFECVLTKAQYKQLCTRMKERVNLDEDSIRFYPISDHTLGQVELWGGKDLTKPPSSTIV; the protein is encoded by the coding sequence GTGTTTTATGTTGTTACCTATGATATTGTATGCGATCGCCGTCGTAAAAAAGTGTCTGATCTTCTTGAAGGCTATGGCCAACGGGTTCAATATTCCGTGTTTGAATGTGTTTTAACTAAAGCGCAATATAAACAGTTATGTACCCGAATGAAGGAACGAGTCAACTTAGATGAGGATAGCATCCGTTTTTATCCTATTTCTGATCATACATTAGGACAAGTTGAACTCTGGGGAGGGAAAGACCTCACAAAACCCCCGTCGTCTACCATTGTCTAA
- a CDS encoding helix-turn-helix transcriptional regulator, whose amino-acid sequence MKNKFKPHRYSDLESFERLLLLIAILVKYPGVGYRDRNLLDTTEIHYNALEEVKFYLQKLADQLGIDLPEDYPAITTLRKDLETLKDYQILEKRMYRWGYYLGTGVMSPLELKIALDALESLAIKQGDPRIRKITEQFKKRLRGFAALEDQQLFYPVRQQLNHAINYTDPDEMMEKGVYRQTLFHHIHILETAIIEGQIIEISRKKDLYDNKRVGIMKVYPLQLIYHNVAWYLLHEDYKNEHLVISRVNRLGNYCKILEPSGRGINKQKQSLTKAYQLLENGWGLKLGNLEEQKQELAGKLNFVKAKVRFFYPVSQFIEEGERRHPKQKIKRGKIDPQTHQPQYIDYSVALPLRSLDEFYFWLNSYGEYVQVLAPSELVERHQRSALTLVSRYGCNKDNIT is encoded by the coding sequence ATGAAAAATAAGTTTAAACCTCATCGTTATTCTGATTTAGAAAGCTTTGAACGCTTGTTATTATTGATAGCAATCTTGGTAAAATATCCAGGCGTGGGTTATCGTGATCGCAATTTATTAGATACAACAGAAATTCATTACAATGCTTTAGAAGAAGTCAAGTTTTATTTACAAAAATTAGCCGATCAGTTAGGGATAGATTTACCTGAAGATTATCCAGCGATCACTACATTACGCAAAGACTTAGAAACCCTAAAAGATTATCAGATTTTAGAAAAAAGAATGTATCGTTGGGGTTACTATTTAGGGACAGGGGTGATGTCTCCCTTAGAATTAAAAATTGCTTTAGATGCCTTAGAATCTTTAGCTATCAAACAAGGCGATCCCAGAATTCGGAAAATTACTGAACAATTTAAAAAGCGGTTACGAGGTTTTGCAGCATTAGAAGATCAGCAACTCTTTTATCCTGTTCGACAACAGCTTAATCATGCCATAAACTACACTGATCCCGACGAAATGATGGAAAAAGGGGTTTATCGTCAAACTCTTTTTCATCATATCCATATCTTAGAAACTGCTATTATCGAAGGTCAAATTATCGAAATTTCTAGAAAAAAAGATTTATATGATAATAAACGAGTGGGAATCATGAAAGTTTATCCTTTACAACTCATTTATCATAATGTGGCTTGGTATTTACTTCATGAAGATTATAAAAATGAACATTTAGTTATCAGTCGAGTTAACCGTTTAGGGAATTATTGTAAAATCCTCGAACCATCAGGAAGAGGAATCAATAAACAAAAACAAAGCCTCACGAAAGCTTATCAACTTCTAGAAAATGGATGGGGATTAAAATTAGGAAATTTAGAAGAACAAAAACAAGAGTTAGCAGGAAAACTAAACTTCGTTAAAGCAAAAGTTCGCTTTTTTTATCCCGTCAGTCAGTTTATAGAAGAAGGGGAACGCCGTCATCCCAAACAAAAAATTAAGCGAGGAAAAATTGATCCTCAAACCCATCAACCCCAATATATTGATTATTCTGTTGCTTTACCCCTGCGATCGCTAGATGAGTTTTACTTCTGGTTAAACAGTTACGGGGAATATGTGCAAGTGTTGGCCCCGTCTGAGTTGGTGGAGAGACATCAGCGATCGGCCTTAACATTAGTTTCTCGTTATGGCTGCAATAAAGATAATATCACCTAA
- a CDS encoding type III-B CRISPR module-associated protein Cmr3, which translates to MYWYTLTPTDVLMLRDAKPFSPQERAWAGSVFPPNGHTIAGALRGLLGTKDNFKLKGVFFVKETPRQDTNNPEFTLYFPSPLGFVGNKPLIPLNWDKSLSLNYIFWDQTKPCPLTTKKPDYQEDKLDKKYRKYLPYEAILNYLQDSKFQEGDLLQLNDEPETPWKIETRSHNSIETNTKQVKDADGYFVENAIRMLPGWHLAIAIDQLTHENIENLSNKSEKLLTLRLGGEGHRVILQRCESLDTQWNQLKEISNNNFKNDQKAIAYLVTPGVFEKHHNGQAICKPYPWEWKLAHTINGNQKSGDLVSVATAKAVPISCRIRDKNDQNKSIPAPQVFAVPPGTQYYLNQPCYLFADPHNPDTQHLKENQEKQAYHKAKRLLELGYSELFWIKWENH; encoded by the coding sequence ATGTATTGGTACACCCTAACACCCACTGACGTTTTAATGTTACGAGATGCGAAACCTTTTAGCCCCCAAGAAAGGGCTTGGGCAGGTAGTGTATTTCCTCCTAACGGACACACCATTGCAGGGGCATTAAGAGGACTTTTAGGCACAAAAGACAATTTCAAACTAAAGGGGGTCTTCTTTGTCAAAGAAACCCCCAGACAGGACACAAATAACCCAGAGTTTACCCTTTATTTTCCTAGTCCTTTAGGCTTCGTGGGGAATAAGCCTCTTATTCCTTTAAACTGGGATAAAAGTTTATCTTTAAATTACATTTTTTGGGATCAAACTAAACCTTGTCCTTTAACCACTAAAAAGCCCGATTATCAAGAGGATAAACTAGATAAAAAGTATCGTAAATATTTACCTTATGAGGCTATTTTAAACTATCTACAAGATAGCAAATTTCAAGAAGGCGACTTATTACAATTGAATGATGAACCTGAAACACCCTGGAAAATAGAAACCCGTTCTCATAATTCCATTGAAACTAATACAAAACAAGTTAAAGATGCTGATGGTTATTTTGTAGAAAATGCTATCAGAATGTTACCAGGATGGCATCTGGCGATCGCTATTGATCAATTAACCCATGAAAATATTGAAAACCTATCTAATAAATCAGAAAAATTACTAACATTACGATTAGGAGGAGAAGGACATCGAGTTATTTTACAGCGATGTGAAAGTTTAGATACACAATGGAATCAATTAAAAGAAATATCCAATAACAACTTTAAAAATGATCAGAAAGCGATCGCTTATTTAGTTACCCCTGGTGTCTTTGAAAAGCATCATAATGGACAGGCAATATGTAAACCCTACCCTTGGGAATGGAAACTTGCACACACCATTAATGGTAATCAAAAATCCGGTGATTTAGTGAGTGTTGCAACAGCTAAAGCTGTACCTATTAGTTGTCGAATTAGAGATAAAAATGATCAAAATAAAAGCATTCCTGCGCCTCAAGTGTTTGCTGTACCTCCAGGCACTCAGTATTACTTAAATCAACCTTGTTATCTATTTGCTGATCCTCACAACCCAGACACTCAACACTTAAAAGAAAATCAAGAAAAACAAGCTTATCACAAAGCTAAACGTTTACTTGAGTTAGGTTACTCTGAATTATTTTGGATTAAATGGGAGAATCATTAA
- the csx18 gene encoding CRISPR-associated protein Csx18: MYISKRAAFVRNIAASAINCIVTLTLLLIAPLGLAAVITNTFLVTFSTFIVCSICDFIIVWLSFSPPPKRIIHQSGNLTRWQQSQQIERKNIDKE, translated from the coding sequence ATGTATATCTCAAAAAGGGCTGCGTTTGTGCGTAATATAGCAGCATCTGCTATCAATTGTATTGTTACCCTTACTCTTTTATTAATTGCCCCCTTGGGTTTAGCTGCAGTTATTACTAATACTTTTCTGGTCACATTTTCTACTTTTATTGTCTGTTCAATTTGCGATTTTATCATAGTTTGGTTATCCTTTTCACCTCCACCGAAACGGATTATTCATCAATCAGGAAATCTGACCCGTTGGCAACAATCCCAACAAATTGAACGTAAAAATATTGATAAGGAATGA